A region from the Hypomesus transpacificus isolate Combined female chromosome 11, fHypTra1, whole genome shotgun sequence genome encodes:
- the vsir gene encoding V-type immunoglobulin domain-containing suppressor of T-cell activation, which produces MSKMTSGLYRSKELPPRFALTFWLCFHLMTVVKVHATMSQGHSSMSVSAPYMSYACPEGASVKLMCAQKGAKEHPGGQLHHNWRFTPHMDNDCHEKVHPRGAGANHGKGNNSHSWPPGVQYGTGGNYFWVALQNVTHGDQGRYCCLEFEHRKLVQRPHSHVLLTVTPRRPGSSNCTHWNPRPQDGSVSAGLATAACIMAIFSLPVILVLVYKQRQNAHSSRRAHELVRMDSEALGHENPMFLGGSPQVKTHTVSQIMTRQSSESGRHLLSEPGTPLSPPPHGDVFFPVQDPIPEPPDFLQV; this is translated from the exons ATGAGTAAAATGACGTCGGGACTATATCGAAGTAAAGAGTTACCACCACGTTTTGCATTAACATTTTGGTTATGCTTTCATCTGATGACCGTGGTTAAAG TCCACGCCACAATGTCACAAGGACATTCCAGCATGAGTGTCTCTGCCCCTTACATGTCATATGCCTGCCCTGAGGGTGCCAGCGTCAAATTGATGTGCGCCCAGAAAGGTGCCAAAGAGCATCCCGGCGGCCAGTTACACCACAACTGGCGCTTCACCCCTCACATGGATAATGACTGTCATGAGAAGGTGCATCCCCGTGGTGCCGGGGCCAACCATGGCAAAGGCAACAACTCCCACTCCTGGCCCCCCGGAGTCCAATACGGTACTGGTGGGAACTATTTTTGGGTGGCCCTTCAAAACGTCACCCACGGCGACCAGGGGCGTTACTGCTGTCTGGAGTTCGAACACAGGAAGCTGGTCCAGAGACCACACAGCCATGTCCTGCTAACTGTCACACCAC GAAGACCTGGCTCTTCAAACTGCACTCACTGGAACCCCCGTCCACAAGATG GTTCAGTATCTGCAGGCCTGGCAACAGCAGCATGCATCatggccattttctctctgcCGGTCATCCTGGTCCTAGTCTACAAGCAGAGGCAGAATGCCCACTCCAGTCGAC GTGCACACGAGCTGGTAAGAATGGACAG cgaGGCACTAGGCCATGAAAACCCCATGTTCCTGGGGGGCTCCCCCCAGGTGAAGACCCATACCGTGTCCCAGATCATGACCAGGCAGTCCTCCGAGTCTGGACGCCACCTGCTGTCTGAACCGGGAACTCCgctttctccccccccacacggCGACGTCTTCTTCCCAGTGCAGG atccTATCCCAGAACCTCCAGACTTCCTGCAAGTGTGA